The segment CAAGGAGAAGCGCTGGtaatcattgtttcatcgatattgacgacGTACTCTTGGGAGATTTAAAGAACCATCAAaaggtacaattgggagattcgactatattaagttttgtttgacacattccgattgaggatgagtatatgttgcagttatggttgcggtcaGTCGTTACTGCGATCTAGAGCAtagtgaaaatcgaagactgaatagatagaaatatattaggcttacacgagaaaaaccaggacaaatcaagcattttcctcgacttcccaggacaccaggacagacaatgcaaaaccaggacatgtcctgggaaaccaggatgtatggtcaccctagtacTGTCTCAATTCTATGGATAATAATAATGAGgtttccacacaactgaacaatattccagagttaatcgaacgagtgagcagtagagagatttcaagcagtaaatatctgaaaagtgcttagatattctcattatgaaccccaaacagcgtgatgcctttgccacaatatagctgatatgctgtttaaacgtcagttgttcatcgagaaaaactccgagatcttttacacaattcgctctgtcaatcgtggattcagctagacagtaatcgaatcgaattggcgtttttttcctcgagaacgtaatgaccggttgaactcgcaccattccgcaaaggttaccagttggcgttgaaggaaagctgcatcatcagtattccggattctatggtataacttgagatcgtcggcgaaagacaaccgtggtccttctaaaccaAAGTTGACGTCATTGAAAtatagaagaaaaatcaatgaaccgagatggctgccttgcggaataccagcaaagcaaagcaactctacggatacacaatcacctatcttgactgctagacgacgatcactgagatacgattgcatccaacggagaatattagtacctaTCCGACTTTGCCACTGTaatagcgtgattaatcttgttaaatgcagctgaaaggtccgtgtatataacgtcagtttgaaggccgtccgacatggcatctgtaatatatgttgtgaacgacagaagattcgtagatgttgaacgtttcggcataaatccattcTGAGTCTCGGAAATATACTgcttgcagtggctggagatgggttccaacacagccatttcaaacagcttaggaactgcgcttagcgttataataccacggtagttgtcaactacttttttgtcaccttttttgtgaactggaaatatgaaggaggatttccagagttcgggaaatactccggttgttagcgacaatttaaacagatgacaaaaaggggttcaattagaccggcagagcatttttttagaataatagttggtataccatctgggcctaccgaggttgaagccttcattttgccaatcgccagttgcaccatattattgtcgatattgatagagttcaacgactggtatgattgaggtacattgagagccgcggtgtcagtttctcgttggagaaaacactcgcgaacttttcagagaatagttggcaaatcgcctgtaaactagagctcatacgtcctccatagctcatcgttgaaggcaacccggattcctttctttgctcgtttacatgcttccagaatgttttaggttcggacttcaacttacttcgatgtctttttatagacttggttaacatgaacgtagtgttgtcgcagcacgtagcccccaaacttggagtacttcttcagagcggctcttttagtcgcttttaaccgtctcagttCGGCtgtgtgccacgctgggtgcttagattgaagaccacttcttttgggtacatagcgatcgatagcatagctcataacattggagaaggtctgcactgcaacgttgacatcatcattgtcgagaatttcagtccagtatGATGCTATTGTAgtcggcttttctaaaattatagctgacggtgtcagaagcattgcagtcatgccacagactaacagacataacactatgagggaattccttcaaaaaacatcgatccgacaattttcccagaacactagctccaccttttattcacagtcccaatcactcatttactggtgggttacccctcaggtttgggaacaatttttcactagtgatctatcccccatatgcttgttcatatgtcagtggcgccataatttcaaatgtggccacagtcccaactacaaatatatttaaaatgaccgttaaagcgagcgaagctttgtttttgagtgttatgtctgttagtctgtggtcatgcttcactcgaatcgcttcaagcactatatgcaggggagggtggtgtctaacagtctttaccagggggaacggtgctgcggtaacatttggcgcgtagtcagatttgctcgaaaaacagagatcaaggattctgttgttctcgttcaccacattattcgtttggcccagcagatttagactgtagcagtcaagcaaactggttataccatcatgaaaagatgacagttcgggatcagcgaacataaattcGTCAGAAACAGAGCGCcgttttaatccggagaaattgaaatcgccAACAATCAGGATCGCATTAACCGgacttgcttgagcggaaatccgttccagtgactcagtatgtgaatcaatcaatgtcgaatcaCGAGTGCGGAtcggtggaagataaaccacgcaaagaaaaagtgcgtagccagccagtttgattcgcacccataCCTGCTtgacacagacccccaaagtatcgtcaatcagttgcgctttcaatcgacaatggatagccacaagtaccccgccgccggtagccttgagactgttgcgtgagctgcgatcagtacggaaaacatcgtagttggcaccaaatgcttgcactgacagagtgctatcgctaagccacgtctctgtgagggcgattatgtcgaagcattcatccgaacttgctatcAAATACTCGTCGATTCCTGAATTCATACCGCCGGCATTCTGGTAATACATTTGTATAGGTTTGGATGCTGCGGTTGACTGGAAGCGAGAAGCTGATCAGTGCTTGCTTTACCAAAATCAGATTCGTActtgccgttggtatcgatttggaagaccccttcaccactcctgcacacaggaccgggacgactggtgaacgctggctgcaatggctcgactgtggcagggaGATCAAGGGCTTCCATTGAGCTAGCTGCAGTGCatcccagggtgcgatgagtcataccagcatagcatagagtgcttagtccttctgtgatcgttgtatAGTTGCATAGTTTAAAGAATCGCCACAAGGCAGCGATAGTGTGCCAAGTGAATTTAAATTGGAAATTATGATCACGTTTTATTCAGTGAACTGTTCTCAGAGTCATGTCTGGTAGGTCTGTGATTATATATTTTCCCATTAGAAAATCATTCCAGCTGCAGAAACGGTCATGGACCATGGAGGTATTCATCGTCcacaaataatagagaaaaataataactatttacatgttaatttaatcttaagtcaaaatgtcagatatagtataccaaagttttgataatattttgtagatgtgatgcgttgtgatgtttttccaagtcgactgtagttagcatctttttccaatgccaaacctcatatctacaCTCTCGGCTGCAATACAGTACGtgaaatatatcacaactacaAACCCGTTTCTCAAAACGTCACAGTAAAATGTACCATCTACAAACGGTGTTGCCAAGACCACATATGTAAAACAGCATAATAGCAAAGGTGATcggcaaaatgtaataaaataatagttatcaaTTATCTCTCTATTATCTTCGCGAAAAAACATGTAATATGCTTATGCGATCCTGTAATGAGTAAAAAGAATTAAtagccttctgtgtgctttaattgttaaataaatttaaaagttgCAAGGAAATTTTCGCACGCGATTTTCTCCGTTTGACGTTTCTGTTAGATATGCTGTAACGAAAAAAAGCTCTAGAAATATGTCGTATCCAACTTTTTACGTGCCacaatggcggtctaaattgttcagttcgtaatacgcttattggcccttttttacaataatcgtttacaccagcttgacagcaacgcccaATTGAAAatgtcgggcgttcattgaataaacatctAACGCATTGGCCTAACGTAGGATGATTTAATCTCACTGGGcggttgacgtaaacgattattgtcaaaaaagggccattgaacgtattacgaactgaacaatttagaccgccattatggcacgtaaaaagctggattcacgtggaatttgtttgaatttagtTTGAAACACCACATGAAATGCGTTTTAATGGATTTCCATGTGACATTCAAAGGGAATCATTTCTTTTACTTTCTAATACTATGTTCagactacagagttaaaacacgttataataattagtaaCAAGAAAAacatcatcaagatagcgttaaaatacTTTTAACTCGTAGTTTGAATGCACTATAACATGAAAACGCAcatgaaaatgatttttaataGCATATGGTTCTATATCAGGTAGATTAataccctgtcaaaaaaatgtttcttgaGGTCGTGATATGGAGATGGCGCTGCTGTTGAAAAAATGCTTTACTTGGATCGATTATGTGAAGCGTCTCGTACTTTTTTTTACAGGGTTTGTTTACTTCGTCACAAAAATGCGTTCGAAAACCGTTTAATTTGTATAGCCATTAATCAACAGATAAAAATACCAAAAAGCATTTTTTATTAGAACTATTGTAATAGTTCGGTGTGTTTATTATTAAAACATAAACTTGTTCGTGTAAACTTCCATCTAATTTCACAAATTGATAGTTTAACAACTCATCCCTCGTCATGGAAGACGATCTGAACAAACTGTCCAGCAACATAATCACTAATTTAGATAGAATTAATCGCATTCTCAGCACTGGTCGTTTACAGTCCAAACTTTTGTCAGACCTGAAACTACCGGATCGTCTTCTCGCGCTGGTCCAGCAAGAATGGACACCGACCTCAGATGTACGAACCGTAGATCCGTCCAACCGCCTGTCCGTGGAGGACGTCGAtttacttttcaacaaaattcgtCAACGCCCTGCCGGGGGAACAGCTTCCCGGGTAAACCGAAATCTGACACAAAAGAAGACGGTTCCGTTGCAACAGTCACGAATTCTGAACGAAACCAATCTGGCCAACGGCCAGTCCGGGTCGCTGACCAATTTGTGCGACAGTAGCAAACTAGCCATGAAGAGTGTTGATGTGGAGGCGTTGGTAAAATCATTGAAGCAATCGGCAGAAGCTCTTGGACGAATTGAAAATCGCTGTCTGGAACAGATAGATTTTGATCGGGTGGAGCGATTCAATAGAAGAGAGTGCGCCAAAATTCGAGATACTATCCAAGACATCGAAGTAATGGTGCAGGATTTGGAAAAGTTTGTGGCCTGCGAACAAAACACTGATGGCGAAAGAAAGGAACTGCTGACTGAAAGATTGGTTGGGCTGCTCAGAGATTTGGCGGAGGTAATTAAGACACAAAAAAGAAAGCCTTTTAAGTGattaatgtaatttttttcgtttcagACTATGTCGCAAGTGGTTTTTATAAAAAACAATGAGTACATTCCGGACATGAGTAAGTCGCTTGTTCTAGATTCTTTTCCACTAGCCGAGTGCCTCGATGACGTTAATGAAAACATACGTCGGAATAAATTGtatcaatgaaatttttaaaCTAGTTCTAAGGTTTCACCGTATTGTATATGTAAAAGAAATGGTATTTGTAATTTAAGAAATGGCTATTATTTGAGATCATGTATGTTTTGCTTCATTAACCTTAGTTCCattttaagtttttgttttttcagCTTTAGTAGCTGAGTTTCTTCTCGCAGTTTGTCTCTTCGAGCCCGCAACACATCTAGTTGTGCTCGCACTATTTGATTATTTGCACCACAGGTAAAACAAGTCACAGGTTTCCACCTTGCCCGTTTCCTGTTTGCAACGCTTTTGGGTATTACGGGATCATCCAGGAATTCAAAAACATAGTCATGATTTGTATAATCATTTTGAATTGAGCCTGAAACCATTTGATCGTCTTTTGAATTGTTTACGTATGCGTTCATGCCACTTGAGTTGTCATTCAATAAACGCTCCTCCGTTGTATCTGTGCAATGAGATGCCACATCAGATTGTGGGGATTTTTCTACTTCTAGTTTCATATGTAGCTCGACTGATGAAACTCTCGGAAAGTATGAACCGTTTTTGTTTATATATTCCTTTAGCTCTGCAGCCAATTCCAAACTTCTTTTGGTGTCAAGTATCATTCGCTCAAAGCACGAGTTTTTCCGCAATGAGGCTGCTAAATTAAAAAGATCTTTGGTAGTAAGCTCCTTGCCGTTTTTCAGGCGTACATACTCCCTGATCAGTTTCTTATCAATGTTGTGAAAAAGAAGCACCAATACTTCGTGTTTCATTCCCGCCGAAAGCTTTTTATTGTGAGCCAGATTTTTATTTATCTCTTCAGTGACCTCGTGGTTATGTACGTTTGATGTGCCCATCACTACCAACTGTTGGCCACACTTGGACGCGCGCAGGGCAATATATGCCGGACAGTCATTCCGAAGCGTGGATCGCCTAaagatataataaaaaatttaaaacgataCAATCAAAACATTTTCAACATACACTCTCTTCGTTCCGGTTGACTTAGTAGTAAAGCGCTGGCCCCCAAAGATACACGAATACCGCACAGAATAGTACCGGAGGGCTGCGGCAATCGGACGTGCTGTCTTGAGGGCGGCTCCTTCAATAGTTCGTGAGTCTCGACGCCAGTAGTGTACAAAATCGTTCGCACTGTGCCGTTCCAGTCTGGCAATGAACTGCTCGTATGAGCTAAAACATTCGCCCTGGCGAAAGCTATGCTCGCTCTCAACAAGCACTAACGGCAGTTCCATATCGATGTTTTCGTTATTAGCGTTGATATTATTTTAAGCGATAATAATGCAAAATCTCGTTCTTTTGACACTCAcgcaaacattttgttttgttacgaaaaactggtagaaaacgaaaaaaaacatttgaaaccTGTTTATGAAGAATAATGTGAAGCTATTATTTTAGAGTTTGATAGACAGAGGGCATCTTGAGATTGAAAGAAGTCCTAGCCAAACATATGAAAAGGGCCGATCTGCGAAACGTAAACATTGAGAGAATTGCAAAAGCAAAAGTTTGGTCAGATTTATTATAATCCTATTTAGAAAATTGATACTTATTTCGTTTTACACCGAAGAATAGAAGAATACTCGAACAATTTGAACAATCGTTTATAGCAAACGAAAGaagaaagttttctctttcgttgacTGCTATACATCGTGCCTGggccagtggtgcaaattttcattttcaaatgccaacttctaGTTCAATTCAACCCCAACTGTGATTCAAAATCAAAGCCTCCCACTTTCAAGTTGGTGGGATTTTCATGAccaaaccgtacgtcttcatttcaaattgatgctttttcattcactaaCCAAAGTTGTCATGTGCTCTGTAGATGCCAGTTTAGGTCAAATGTTGGAATGTtatgcgttttcaagcttacatgaacagcaagaagtatgttcagaatagttttgcttgaaaaa is part of the Topomyia yanbarensis strain Yona2022 unplaced genomic scaffold, ASM3024719v1 HiC_scaffold_95, whole genome shotgun sequence genome and harbors:
- the LOC131696221 gene encoding uncharacterized protein LOC131696221, yielding MELPLVLVESEHSFRQGECFSSYEQFIARLERHSANDFVHYWRRDSRTIEGAALKTARPIAAALRYYSVRYSCIFGGQRFTTKSTGTKRVRSTLRNDCPAYIALRASKCGQQLVVMGTSNVHNHEVTEEINKNLAHNKKLSAGMKHEVLVLLFHNIDKKLIREYVRLKNGKELTTKDLFNLAASLRKNSCFERMILDTKRSLELAAELKEYINKNGSYFPRVSSVELHMKLEVEKSPQSDVASHCTDTTEERLLNDNSSGMNAYVNNSKDDQMVSGSIQNDYTNHDYVFEFLDDPVIPKSVANRKRARWKPVTCFTCGANNQIVRAQLDVLRARRDKLREETQLLKLKKQKLKMELRLMKQNIHDLK
- the LOC131696222 gene encoding uncharacterized protein LOC131696222; protein product: MEDDLNKLSSNIITNLDRINRILSTGRLQSKLLSDLKLPDRLLALVQQEWTPTSDVRTVDPSNRLSVEDVDLLFNKIRQRPAGGTASRVNRNLTQKKTVPLQQSRILNETNLANGQSGSLTNLCDSSKLAMKSVDVEALVKSLKQSAEALGRIENRCLEQIDFDRVERFNRRECAKIRDTIQDIEVMVQDLEKFVACEQNTDGERKELLTERLVGLLRDLAETMSQVVFIKNNEYIPDMSKSLVLDSFPLAECLDDVNENIRRNKLYQ